One window from the genome of Hydra vulgaris chromosome 02, alternate assembly HydraT2T_AEP encodes:
- the LOC100198256 gene encoding very long chain fatty acid elongase 4 isoform X2, protein MDILNKIIDFYTYVDRINESSQVQDWPIVRSLYPTLSLCIFYLIFVCTFGLRIMKNFEPFQLKWILVVYNAFITVLNLHIFLELLLGMIDANYSWPCQPIRSTDDPKELRIASALWWYYISKLIEFLDTVFFVLRKKDSQLTFLHIYHHSTMPILWWIGIKWVPGGSSAHAAILNAFIHIIMYFYYGMAALGPQYQKYLWWKKYLTQMQLIQFTIALVMGCLIINMDCDFPRWMSWALVFYMSSFLILFSNFYIQAYIKRVSSKKKVT, encoded by the exons atggatATCTTAAATAAGATTATAGACTTTTATACTTATGTTGATCGTATTAATG aaagttcACAAGTACAAGACTGGCCTATTGTGAGAAGTTTATATCCTACTTTGTCATTATGCATTTTCTATCTTATTTTTGTGTGTACATTTGgtttaagaataatgaaaaatttcGAACCATTTCAACTAAAATGGATTCTAGTTGTTTACAATGCTTTTATTACAGTTTTgaatttgcatatatttttagag CTTTTACTTGGGATGATTGATGCAAATTACAGTTGGCCTTGTCAACCTATTAGGAGTACAGATGATCCTAAAGAATTAAGG ATAGCATCAGCATTATGGTGgtattatatatcaaaattgaTAGAGTTTCTTGACACG gtATTTTTTGTACTGAGAAAGAAAGACAGCCAACTCACATTTTTGCATATTTATCATCATTCAACCATGCCAATTTTATGGTGGATTGGTATCAAATGGGTTCCAGGTGGATCTT ctGCACATGCTGCTATTTTAAATGCCTTCATACATATTATTATGTACTTTTATTATGGTATGGCTGCTCTCGGCCcacaatatcaaaaatatttatggtGGAAAAAGTATCTAACTCAAATGCAATTG atccAGTTTACAATAGCTCTTGTTATGGGTTGTCTCATTATAAATATGGATTGTGATTTTCCAAGATGGATGTCATGggctttagttttttatatgtcttCGTTTCtcattttatttagtaatttttatatacaagcATACATAAAACGTGTATCGTCCAAGAAGAAGGTAACCTAA
- the LOC100211332 gene encoding very long chain fatty acid elongase 4 isoform X2, which translates to MALLIEKYNNFYKWAESVSDPRVHDWSFIPSPIPTYSLCVLYLLFACKLGPMFMKNRDAFQPKWTLVIYNAILTALNLHIFIELLFGMINAKYSWPCQPVRTDNDPTELRIAAALWWYFVSKLIEFLDTVFFILRKKNNQLTFLHIYHHSTMPMIWWICVKWVPGGSSVHGAVLNAFVHVVMYFYYGMAALGPQYQKYLWWKKYLTQIQLVQFTIALILGSYVLYLDCDYPKFISWIVILYMISFLFLFGNFYRKAYLTSSKKEKSHSEEHQVVTQRRSVRLRANISN; encoded by the exons atcCTCGGGTGCATGATTGGAGTTTTATTCCGAGCCCAATTCCTACATACTCGCTATGTGTACTCTATTTATTGTTTGCATGCAAGCTTGGACCGATGTTTATGAAAAATCGTGACGCTTTTCAACCAAAATGGACTTTAGTAATTTACAATGCTATTTTGACTGCCCTAAATCTGCACATTTTCATTGag CTTTTGTTTGGAATGATCAATGCAAAATATAGTTGGCCGTGTCAGCCTGTACGCACTGATAATGATCCAACTGAATTAAGA atagCGGCAGCTTTGTGGTGgtattttgtatcaaaattgATTGAGTTTTTGGATACT gttttctttatattacgtaagaaaaacaatcaacttacatttttacatatatatcaCCACTCAACAATGCCAATGATATGGTGGATATGTGTAAAATGGGTTCCAGGCGGTTCAT ctgtgCATGGTGCTGTATTAAACGCTTTTGTTCATGTTGTTATGTACTTTTATTATGGTATGGCTGCTCTTGGTCCACaataccaaaaatatttatggTGGAAAAAGTATTTGACTCAAATACaatta gtACAATTTACCATTGCTCTTATACTTGGTAGCTATGTTTTATATTTGGACTGCGATTATCCAAAGTTCATCAGTTGGATAGTTATATTGTATATGAtatcgtttctttttttatttggaaactTTTATCGTAAAGCTTATTTAACGTCTTCCAAAAAGGAGAAATCTCATAGTGAAGAACATCAGGTTGTTACTCAACGAAGAAGTGTTCGATTGCGAGCTAACATTTCAAATTag